Below is a window of Pseudarthrobacter equi DNA.
GGCACGGTGCCGTGGTGATCGCCCTCCTGCCCGCCGCTACAGCGACGGCCGCCATCCTGCGGACCCGGGAGCGTCCCCGCCCAGCCTTCTGGGCGGTCATGGCGCTCGGCTCGCTGGCGGCCCTCGCTTTCGCGTTCCTGCAATCGGGCGGGATCGGCCATTTGCACTGGGCGGACCTCCTGCTGCTCGGCGCCGTGGTGTGCGCCGCCATAGGGTACGCCGAGGGCGGCCTGCTGGCCCGCGAACTGGGTTCCTGGCAAACCATCGCCTGGGCGCTGGTCCTCGCGTTCCCGCCCATGCTGGCACTGGCCGTGTTCGATCTCGCCAGCCAGCCGCCGTCGGCCACGCCCGTCCAGTGGGCAGCCTTCGCCTACCTTGCTGTGGTCAGCATGTTCCTCGGCTTCTTTGCCTGGTACCGCGGCCTGGCCATCGGGCCGATGGCGCAGGTCAGCCAGATCCAGCTCCTGCAGCCCGTGCTGAGCATCTGCTGGGCGGCGCTCCTGCTGGGCGAAGCCGTCACCTGGACAACTGCCATCGGCGGCCTGGCCGTCATCCTCTGCGCCGGCGCCGCCGTCCGCGTCCGGCTCAAACCAACCGCCTGACCACCACCCGAAAGGACATCCCCATGTACATTCCCGCCCACTTCGCCGTCGGCCCCGACGCCGTCCAGGCCCTTCTCACCAGCCCCGGCGCGGCCAACCTCATCACCATGACCGACGGCGGCCTGCTGGCCACTTTGCTGCCCGTCGTTTACGAGCCGGACGTGGGGGAGCACGGTGCCCTGCACGCGCACGTAGCCCGGAACAACCCGCAGGCCTGCGCCTCCGTAATCGGTGAGGCACTGGCGATCATCCAGGGACCCGACGCCTACATTTCGCCGTCCTGGTACGCGTCCAAAGCCGAGCACGGCCGAGTGGTTCCCACGTGGAACTACAGCACGGCGCACGTGTATGGCCAGTTGGTTGTCCATGACGACGCCGGCTGGCTGGCACGGCACGTCCGCCGCCTGACGGACCGGCACGAGGGGGAGCGGGAGCACCCGTGGAGCGTTGACGACGCCCCCGAAAAGTTCATTGCCGGGCAGCTGCGCGCCATCGTGGGCATCGAGCTGCTGATCACCCGGATCGAGGCCAAGGAGAAGCTGAGCCAGAACCGGTCCGCAGCCGACGCCTCAGGCGTGGTGGCCGGACTGCGGTCCGGCGGGCAGGAAGCCAGCGCGGCCGCCGTCGAACGCGTCCTCGCCCAGCGGGCACCGGAAAACTAGCCGGCCCGCTCCAGCAGGACCATTACTTCGTAGTGCGTGGTCTGCGGGAACATGTCCAGGACCCGTGCCCGCCGTGCCGTGAAGGAGGGGAGGGCGGCCAGGTCGCGGGCCAGGGACTGGGCATTGCAGCTGGAGTACACCACGTGCCGGACACCGGAGGATTCCAGCCAGCCGCACAGCTCCTTGCCGATGCCCCGGCGCGGCGGGTTCACGATCACCAGCTCCGGTGCCTGCCGTGCCGCCAGGGCGAAGGCGGTGGCGTCCCCGGCCTCGAACTCCATGCCCTGCAGCCCTGCTTCATCGCTGCTGATCCGGGCCGAGACGATGGCCTCGCTGCTGGTTTCGATTCCGGTCACCGTGCGGGACGGGTCGGCGACGTGCAGGGCGAATCCGCCCACGCCGCAGTACAGGTCCCATACTGACGCCGGGGCTAGTTCATTGACCCATTCGCGCCCCTGCCGGTACAGCGCCGCGGCCATTTCGCTGTTGGTCTGGAAGAAGCTCTGCGGGCGCAGGTGCAGGTTGATGTCGTTCACCCGCATGCTCAGCGTGGACTGCTCCGTCAGCAGGATCTCCCGGTCGCCCTCCAGCACCGCCTTATGCTCGGGGTGCAGGTTGATGGACACCACCTTCACCTGCGGCAGGTCGGCCAGCAGGTCCGGGAGGTGCTTCCGGATGCGCGGCACCAGCTGCTCCGAACGGAGGACCAGGCGCAGCATGATTTCGCCGTCGGGGGACTCGGTGACGATCAAGTGCTTGAGTTCGCCGCTCCGGTTGGGCACGTCATAGGGCGTCAGGCGGTGGGTGCGGATGAAGGCGGTCACCACGGGGAACACAGCGCGGAGCCCGGGGGAGCAGACGCCGCATTTGCGCAGGTCGATGCCGTGGCCGTCGGCGTCCAGAATGCCGATGGTGGGGTTCTGGGCCGTCCCGCTGACCACCATTTTGGCCTTGTTCCGGAATGCTGATTCCTGGCTGGCCACGGGCTCCAGCCACTCCAGCGACGTGTGGCCGGAGAGAAGGGTCTGGCAGTGGGCCTGCTTGCCGGCCAGCTGTTCCCCGTAGGGCGTGCCCATCAGGGTGCAGGAGCGGCAGCGGGCGGCATCAAAGTAGGAACAGCGCATGGCCCTCCAATTTTACCTGCTGCCCTTGGGGACGCCCGACGCCGGCACCTGGGGGAGTGCCGCCGTCGAGCGTTCCGTGGGTGGGCGCCGCCGGTTCCCTGGGTCGGTGGAGCCGCCACCGTCGCGGGGCACATTGGGGTCGCTCCCGGGCGCTCAGCCTGTGCAGCCCGGCGTGTCCGTGTCAATGTGCCCCGCGGTGGCGCGCGCTGACTGCCGGCCAAGGCCCAGCATGTAACAGCGTGCAATATAAGCAAGCCCCCATGCCTTTAATGACCGTAAATTCGGCAACCGTGCTACTTTCGGCTCTGTCGGCGTTCACTTCTTCGATCCCCGGGTTCTGCGAAGCGCATCTGCGAAGCACGTGAGCCCGCGGAGCACCCAACACTGCCGCCACCACCCGCACCGATCACCCGCACTGGAGAAACCCGTGGAACCCTCATTGCCTACGCTCGACACCAGGCCGGACCCGGCGCAGCCGGTCAGCTCCGGACTCCGCCGCTCCATGGGGCCGCGGCATCTGGTGATGATCGCCATGGGCGGCGTCATCGGCTCGGGCCTGTTCCTCAGCTCCGGCTACACCATTTCCCAGGCAGGCCCGCTGGGCGCGGTGATCGCCTACCTCATCGGGGCGTTCGTGGTGTTCCTGGTGATGGCCTGCCTGGGTGAACTGGCTATCGCCTACCCCGTGTCCGGGGCGTTCCATATTTACGCGGCCCGCTCCATCGGGCCCGCCACCGGCTTTGCCACCGCCTGGCTCTATTGGCTCTGCTGGGCCGTGGCCATCGGCTCCGAGTTCACAGCGTCCGGCCTGCTCATGCAGCGGTGGTTCCCGGACGTGGCGGTGTGGGTCTGGTGCCTGGTGTTCGCGGCCATCCTCTTCGGCTTCAACGCTGTGTCCGCCCGGTTCTTCGGCGAGTCCGAGTTCTGGTTCGCCATCATCAAGGTGGCCGCCATCATCGGCCTCATCGTCCTGGGCGGTGCGGCCCTGTTCGGCTTCCAACCGCTCGGCGGCGGCGGGGACGGGCACCCGTTCCTGTTCGAAAACTTCGCCACCGAGTCCGGCCTGTTCCCCAACGGCTTCACCGGCGTCCTGGTCACCGTGCTCGCCGTCTTCTACGCCTTCTCCGGCTCCGAACTGATCGGCGTTGCCGCCGGCGAAACCAGGGACCCGGCCACGGCCATCCCCAAGGCCATGCGCACCACCGTCATCCGCCTGCTCATCTTCTTCGTCGGCGCCATCGCCGTCATCGCCGCCACCATCCCGTACACGGAGGTGGGGCTGGACGAGAGCCCGTTCGTGACCGTCTTCTCCGCCATCGGCATCCCGTTCGCGGCCGACATCATGAACTTCGTCATCATCACCGCACTCCTGTCCGCCGGCAACAGCGGCCTGTTCTCGTGCGCCCGCATGCTCTACTCGCTCGCCGACGAAGGCCATGCACCGCGCGCCCTCAAGAAGCTGACCCGCCGCGGCATCCCCCTGGCCGCACTCTCCCTGAGCATGGTGGGCGGCCTGGCATCCCTGATCAGCAGTGTGGTGGCACCCGAGACGGTCTACCTGGTCCTCGTGTCAGTGGCCGGCTTCGCGGTGGTGGGCGTCTGGATGTCCATCACGGCCTCGCACTTCTTCCACCGCCGAGCCTTTATCCGTGGCGGCGGCGATACCTCCACCCTCGCCTACAAGGCGCCGCTGTTCCCGCTGGTCCCCATCCTGGCGTTCACCCTGTGCGTCGTTTCGCTGATCGGCATCGCGCTGGATCCTGCCCAGGCGCCCGCCCTCTACTTCGGTGTGCCGTTCGTTGCCGCCTGCTACCTCTACTTCCACCTTCGGCACGGCCGCAAGAGCGTTCAGGCACGGCGCTAAGCCGGGAACGGACGACGACGGCCGTGCGGCAGGCGCGCCCGGCACCTTCGCCGGCGCGCGCCGTCGTCGTCCCCGGCCTGGGTGCCGAGGCCGCCTGCGGTGACCACGGGGTGGCGATGACAGGCGTCGCACCTCTAAGGCCGTGGAAGAATGGGGCGCGTGACCGGCGGGAGGGGCAGGGAAAGCGTGGATTCATCCGCTGAGGCGTCGTCAATGGCCCAGGGGCTCCGGATTGTCCGGCTGGTGGTGGACCGGGAGAAATCCGGGCGCCCACTCCTGGGTGTATCCCAGCTCGCCGCGGCGTTGTCGATGGACCAGAGCAGGGTTTCGCGGCTTGCCCAGGAACTCTGCGACCTTGGACTGCTCGAACGCCCGGAGCGCGGTCCGTTCCGGGCCGGGCCGGAATACTTCAGCCTGGCCGCGGCCCTCAATACCGGCTGGGTGCTCGCCGCCCGGACCGAACTCGAATCCCTGGTTTCCGTGCTGGGCCTGCGCGCCAGGCTCTCCGTCCGCGACGGCTACCGGGCCATCCTGCTCCGGAACTCCAGCAACGACTCCGTGCCCGGCAGCTTCGTCCAACCCGGCATGGTCAGCCCGGTGTGGTGCACGGGTGCCGGCCGGGCCCTGCTGTGGGACCTGGCCCGGCCGGCCCTGGAGGGGCTGCTGCAGGACGTGAACTTCATTGGCATCGGCGGCCCGGGCGCGGCGCACACCGTCGACGGCGTCTGGGAGCTCATGGCCCGGGACCGCCAGGCCGGAGTGGTTGCCGCCGTCGAGGAATTCGAACACGACGTTGTTGAGCTGGCCGTGCCCGTGCGGGACGGGTCAGGAGAAGTGCGGGCCTCGCTAAGCGTGCTCGGCGGTCCCGGCCTGGCGGAGCGCCGTGACGCGGCGGCCGCCCTGGCTGCCGCCGCCAAAAGGCTTAGCGCTGGGGCCGTGCCCCGCTAGTCCTGCGGCCGGTACCCCAAGCCCGCTTCGAGCCACCGCTCCTGCTGGAGCAGCGCCGCGGCGCAGGCCTCCCGGCGGGGTTCCAGCCGGTCCCTGATCCCCACGATCTGCAGGGCTGCCACCACCTCTCCCTTGAAATCGCGGACCGGGACTGCCAGGGAGTACAGCCCCGGTTCGGCCTCCTGGTCCACTATCGAATAGCCACGCCGGCGGGCCGCTTCCAGCCTGGCCAGGAAGTCTTCCACGCTGTCCGGCGTGTTGGGGCCGTGCCGGACAAAGTCGACGTCCGCGAAGACGGTGCGGACCTCCGCGTCGGAGGCCTCCCAGAGCACTGCCTGCCCGGCGTCGCTGCAGTAGGCGGGGTAGGGCCGGCCAAGCCAGGAGCCCACCAGGTTGCTGCTCGCGGGAACGCTTTCGCCGATGGTCACGGTGCTGTTCCCGTGCAGGATGCCCAGGAAGCAGGCTTCATCAGTTTCGCCGGCGAGCGTGTCCAGGGCAGTGGCGCCGTCAGATTCCAGCCGGCGTGCCGTCAGTTGCTGGGCGTCGGTGAAGACTTCCCAGTCCAGCGCGTACGTGCGGTGGACGGTGCGGGCCAGGAAGCCCTCTTGCTCCGCGCTGCGCAGGTACCGTGAGACCTGGCTGCGGTCCTTGCCCAGGCCGGTGGCGATCTCCGCCACCGTTCCACCCGGATGCTCAGCCGCGTGGCGGGATCCCACAGCCAGCAGGGCCATGATTCCGCGGCCCATGCTGGATGATTTCGACATGGCTCCGAGTGTAGTTGGGGTGTGGTCCCGGCCGGTTCACGCACCCGTAATACCCGGCATGCGCATATATGGATGCGTATAGTGACCATCATGCCTGTAATCCCCACGCTGTCCGCCCTGCTCGACGCCGGGGAATCCCTGACCACCGACGGTGCACTGGCCACGGAACTCGAGGTACGCGGCTGCAACCTGGACGATCCGCTGTGGTCGGCCAAGGTCCTGCTGGAACAGCCGGGCCTGATCCGGGACGTGCACCGGGACTACTTCGCGGCAGGTGCCAGGATCGCCACCACCGCCAGCTACCAGGCCACACCGCAGGGATTCGCGGGCCGCGGAATGACGGAGCAGGAGGCGCTGGACCTCGTGGCCCTGTCCGTGCGGCTGGCTGACGAGGCGCGGCGTGACCATCTGGCCAACCATCCCGAGGCCGGGCCGCTGTTCATCGCGGGTTCCGTGGGGCCCTACGGCGCCTACCTTGCCGACGGCTCGGAGTACCGCGGCGACTACGCCCTGACACCCGCCGAGTTCCGGACCTTCCACCGTCCCCGCCTCGAAGCCCTGGCCCAGGCCGGTGCGGACCTCCTGGCCTGTGAAACGCTGCCCTCCTTTGCCGAAGCACAGGCCCTTGCGGAACTGACCCGGGACCTCGGCGTCGAATCCTGGTTCTCCTTCTCCCTCCGCGACGCCGGGCACATCAGTGACGGCACGCCCCTGGCCGCCGTCGCGGAACTGCTGGACGCGGAGTCCCACGTGGCCGCCGTCGGGGTTAACTGTGTGCCGCTGGCGCTGGTTGCCCCCGCGCTCACGGCCCTGCGCTGTGGCACCAACAAGCCGCTGGCGGCCTACCCGAATTCCGGGGAAACCTACGATGCGGGCACCAAAACCTGGGACGCAGCACCCACAGCCACCACAGCCCCTGCAGCGCTGGTCGACGGCGTGCCTGCCTGGCAGGCCCTCGGCGCCCGGATCATCGGCGGCTGCTGCAGGACCACGCCGGCCGACATCTCCGCCGTCGCGGGGCACATCCACCGCTAAACAGGCGGCCAGAGCGCCATGACGCGGCGTTTCCGTGTCAATGTGTCCCCGGACGGCGGCCACACAGTGCCAGAAGCCGTTCAGCCGGGAGAGCCGGGAGGCCAATGCCCGGGGACGCAGGCAGCCTAGTCGCCCCGGAGCCCGTAGGTGCTGAGCACGTTGCCCTTGCTGGTGCGCTTCTCATCCAGCAGGACCAGCCGGGTGAGGGGATCGCCGTCTTCGAACAGCCGCCTACCGCTGCCTGCAATCACGGGGTGCGTCATGAGCTGCAGCGAATCCAGCAACCCCGCAAACAGCAGCTGCCGGGTCACGGAGATGCTGCCGCACACGGCAATCTCACCGCCGTCGCTCTCCTTCAGCTTCGCCACGAACTCCTCCAGCGGTGCGTCCATCAGCCGGGAGTTCTGCCACTCCAGCGGCTCGCTCAGCGTCCTGGACACCACAAACTTCTCCACCGGGTTGATGAACGCAGCGAAGTCCTGGTCCGCAGACGCGTTGGGCCAGTAGGACGCCCACTCCTCGTAGCTCTTCCGGCCCAGCACCACGGTGTCCACGGAGTTAATCATGGCGGTCAGGCCTTCGCCGAGCTCGGCGTCGAAACTGTCGAACTGGAACTTGAACGGATCCGAAACCACTCCGTCAATGGAGTGGAACAGTCCGGCCGTAACTTTGCGCATGCGGGTCCTCCCGGGTTCGTTGGGTCAAGGAACAACCTATGCGCCGGGCGGTTCCGGCGGAAGACCAAACAGCGCCAAGGCACGTCGGATTGCCGCCAAAAACGGGGACGACGGCGGCGCTCCAGTTACGTTCATCACTCGCCGTGGCGTCTTGCCGTGATTCGGCGGAAAAGGGCCCCATACTTAGGGTGATGCGGCCACTTTCCGCAGCCCCGGCCAGGCAAGGAGGAAGTGCATTGGAAACCCTGAAGAAGATTGTGCGGAACCAGTACTTTCCCGCCGGAGCTGTCCTCGCGGCGGTCATCCTCTTCTGGCTCGTGGCGATCCTTGGCGGGCTGTCCCTCCTGCACAACAACCAGCCGCCGTTGACCACCCTCACCTGGATGCTCTTCGTCTACACCGCTGCGGTGCTCACACCGCTCGCGGGCCTGCTGGCCGCTGTGGACCTTATCCGCCGCTGGCGCCGCAACCGCGCCGCCATGGCAAACCCCGCTGATGCGTTCGTCCCGGCTGAAAACGCTGTCAACGAGGACGGCGTTATCGAGTATGCCCTTGACGAGGAATCAGCCGGACAGGCCAACGTTGCCCCGGCTGCCCAAGCCACTGCCCGGGAATCCAGCGCCGCGGAACCGGCTGCCGGATCATCCGCCCAGGACTCTGCACCGTATGACCACGCCCAGTCCACCGCCCCCGAGGCGCGCGAGCATCAGGACCGCCCGGCCACTCCGCCGCGGCCGGCAGGCCAGCCCCTGGGTTCGGGAAAGAAGCCCAAGCAGCCCGGCGGCAGGCAGGCCGCCTAGCAGCCGGAAGGGCCGGCGTCGTACCCGTCCCGCAGCCGCCGGCTAGCGTCGGTGCAGCGCGCCCAGCACCTCTTCGGCCCGGCGCAGCGCGTGCCCCAGGCGCGAGGCCGGCTCGGGCAGCGAGAACAGGTAGCCCTGCAGCGAATCGCAGTCGAGTGCCGTGAGGTAGTCCGCCTGTGAGGCCGTCTCGATTCCCTCCGCGGTGACTGTCAGCCCCAGGCTGTGCGCCATGTTGATCATGGAGCTAAGGATGGGCAGGCGTTCGCTGCCGGTCCGCACCATGGACACAAAGGTCTTGTCGATCTTCACGGTGTCCACCGGCAGGTCCTGCAACCGCCCCAGCGAGGAATAGCCGGTGCCGAAGTCGTCCAGGGCAACCCGGGCGCCCGCATCCCGCAGCGTGCTGAGCTGCCTGATCAGGTCGCAGTCGGCGTGGAAGAACACGCTCTCGGTGACTTCCAGCACCAGCTGGCGGGTGGCCACGCCGTTGGTCTCCGCCAGGCCCAGCACCTTCGCGGCAAAATCGTGTTCCTGCAGCTGCACCCCGGACACGTTCACTGCCAGCGACCGTGCCGGGTCCTCGCCCAGCCAGTCCGCCAGCTGCGCCATCGCCTGGGCCATCACCTCAAGGCCGATGTCCCGGATCAGCCCCGTGCGTTCGGCCAGTGGAATGAAGTCCGACGGCGGCACCCGCCCGGCGCCGCGGTCCCACCGTGCGAGGGCCTCGAACTGGACCACCTGCCCGCTGCGGTGCGACACGATGGGCTGGAAATCCACCGAGATCTCCCCGCCCTGCAGGGCGAACTGCAGGCCGCTTTCCATGTCCGTCCGTTGCACCAGGGCAGCCATCATGTCCGGATGGAACCGCAGGAAGCGGTTTTTCCCGGCGGCCTTCGCCGCATACATGGCGATGTCCGCCTGGCGGAGCAGCTCCGACGGGCCAACCTCGTCCCGGCCCCGCGATGCCACTCCCAAGCTCAGGCTGGGGCGGAGCGCGCGGCCGCTGATGGTGACGGGGACGTGCAGGCAGCGGACAATGCACGCCGCGATGTCGTCCACGTTGGGGGAGGCCGTCAGGAGCACCACGAACTCATCGCCGCCCAGCCGTGCCACCACGTCCGCGGCGGGGACGCAGCCGCGAAGCCTGCGGGCCACTTCGATCAGCATGTCGTCCCCGGCCTGGTGGCCCAGGAGGTCGTTGACTTCCTTGAAGTCGTCCAGGTCCAGGAGCAGCACATCAACGGACTTGAGCCGGGGTTCCTGCAGCGACCCGGCCAGGGCGTCGTTGAACACGGCCCGGTTG
It encodes the following:
- a CDS encoding DMT family transporter; the protein is MIEHSSATVLPEPVILPVRHSGTAPSGKSTGLWWGLLGVAAFSFTVPLTRMAVAGLSPLFIGSGRAVVAGVLAAAALALTRQRLPQPRTWARLALVAGGVVVGFPFLTSYALTAVPAGHGAVVIALLPAATATAAILRTRERPRPAFWAVMALGSLAALAFAFLQSGGIGHLHWADLLLLGAVVCAAIGYAEGGLLARELGSWQTIAWALVLAFPPMLALAVFDLASQPPSATPVQWAAFAYLAVVSMFLGFFAWYRGLAIGPMAQVSQIQLLQPVLSICWAALLLGEAVTWTTAIGGLAVILCAGAAVRVRLKPTA
- a CDS encoding FMN-binding negative transcriptional regulator yields the protein MYIPAHFAVGPDAVQALLTSPGAANLITMTDGGLLATLLPVVYEPDVGEHGALHAHVARNNPQACASVIGEALAIIQGPDAYISPSWYASKAEHGRVVPTWNYSTAHVYGQLVVHDDAGWLARHVRRLTDRHEGEREHPWSVDDAPEKFIAGQLRAIVGIELLITRIEAKEKLSQNRSAADASGVVAGLRSGGQEASAAAVERVLAQRAPEN
- the rlmC gene encoding 23S rRNA (uracil(747)-C(5))-methyltransferase RlmC, whose amino-acid sequence is MRCSYFDAARCRSCTLMGTPYGEQLAGKQAHCQTLLSGHTSLEWLEPVASQESAFRNKAKMVVSGTAQNPTIGILDADGHGIDLRKCGVCSPGLRAVFPVVTAFIRTHRLTPYDVPNRSGELKHLIVTESPDGEIMLRLVLRSEQLVPRIRKHLPDLLADLPQVKVVSINLHPEHKAVLEGDREILLTEQSTLSMRVNDINLHLRPQSFFQTNSEMAAALYRQGREWVNELAPASVWDLYCGVGGFALHVADPSRTVTGIETSSEAIVSARISSDEAGLQGMEFEAGDATAFALAARQAPELVIVNPPRRGIGKELCGWLESSGVRHVVYSSCNAQSLARDLAALPSFTARRARVLDMFPQTTHYEVMVLLERAG
- a CDS encoding amino acid permease, which encodes MEPSLPTLDTRPDPAQPVSSGLRRSMGPRHLVMIAMGGVIGSGLFLSSGYTISQAGPLGAVIAYLIGAFVVFLVMACLGELAIAYPVSGAFHIYAARSIGPATGFATAWLYWLCWAVAIGSEFTASGLLMQRWFPDVAVWVWCLVFAAILFGFNAVSARFFGESEFWFAIIKVAAIIGLIVLGGAALFGFQPLGGGGDGHPFLFENFATESGLFPNGFTGVLVTVLAVFYAFSGSELIGVAAGETRDPATAIPKAMRTTVIRLLIFFVGAIAVIAATIPYTEVGLDESPFVTVFSAIGIPFAADIMNFVIITALLSAGNSGLFSCARMLYSLADEGHAPRALKKLTRRGIPLAALSLSMVGGLASLISSVVAPETVYLVLVSVAGFAVVGVWMSITASHFFHRRAFIRGGGDTSTLAYKAPLFPLVPILAFTLCVVSLIGIALDPAQAPALYFGVPFVAACYLYFHLRHGRKSVQARR
- a CDS encoding IclR family transcriptional regulator; protein product: MDSSAEASSMAQGLRIVRLVVDREKSGRPLLGVSQLAAALSMDQSRVSRLAQELCDLGLLERPERGPFRAGPEYFSLAAALNTGWVLAARTELESLVSVLGLRARLSVRDGYRAILLRNSSNDSVPGSFVQPGMVSPVWCTGAGRALLWDLARPALEGLLQDVNFIGIGGPGAAHTVDGVWELMARDRQAGVVAAVEEFEHDVVELAVPVRDGSGEVRASLSVLGGPGLAERRDAAAALAAAAKRLSAGAVPR
- a CDS encoding IclR family transcriptional regulator, whose product is MSKSSSMGRGIMALLAVGSRHAAEHPGGTVAEIATGLGKDRSQVSRYLRSAEQEGFLARTVHRTYALDWEVFTDAQQLTARRLESDGATALDTLAGETDEACFLGILHGNSTVTIGESVPASSNLVGSWLGRPYPAYCSDAGQAVLWEASDAEVRTVFADVDFVRHGPNTPDSVEDFLARLEAARRRGYSIVDQEAEPGLYSLAVPVRDFKGEVVAALQIVGIRDRLEPRREACAAALLQQERWLEAGLGYRPQD
- the mmuM gene encoding homocysteine S-methyltransferase; the protein is MPVIPTLSALLDAGESLTTDGALATELEVRGCNLDDPLWSAKVLLEQPGLIRDVHRDYFAAGARIATTASYQATPQGFAGRGMTEQEALDLVALSVRLADEARRDHLANHPEAGPLFIAGSVGPYGAYLADGSEYRGDYALTPAEFRTFHRPRLEALAQAGADLLACETLPSFAEAQALAELTRDLGVESWFSFSLRDAGHISDGTPLAAVAELLDAESHVAAVGVNCVPLALVAPALTALRCGTNKPLAAYPNSGETYDAGTKTWDAAPTATTAPAALVDGVPAWQALGARIIGGCCRTTPADISAVAGHIHR
- a CDS encoding dihydrofolate reductase family protein; amino-acid sequence: MRKVTAGLFHSIDGVVSDPFKFQFDSFDAELGEGLTAMINSVDTVVLGRKSYEEWASYWPNASADQDFAAFINPVEKFVVSRTLSEPLEWQNSRLMDAPLEEFVAKLKESDGGEIAVCGSISVTRQLLFAGLLDSLQLMTHPVIAGSGRRLFEDGDPLTRLVLLDEKRTSKGNVLSTYGLRGD
- a CDS encoding putative bifunctional diguanylate cyclase/phosphodiesterase, with product MAESSHESTMAVRTFEAMLDASPDAFLALAADGTITLANKAATTLFGLDRRFLTGLDYRTLLDDRSHPEVDRLFHQILARSAAHPREVAWVHADGTSFSAEVAGSLFPAGPGQLPGNAAAGAGDAKDTAPDDGVPARAQVLLSVRGTSHRQATSADLRQAMSLLTSTLESTADGILVMGSNGTVAGYNDQFLTMWGIPRKLMEGESADPVMERITSQLTDPGTFLARLMEVQGNTTAESHDVVDFKDGRTFERYSRPHKVGEDVVGRVWSFRDVTPRRKAQEQAHQAMLDLAEQAEKLRVMAFQDPLTGLANRAVFNDALAGSLQEPRLKSVDVLLLDLDDFKEVNDLLGHQAGDDMLIEVARRLRGCVPAADVVARLGGDEFVVLLTASPNVDDIAACIVRCLHVPVTISGRALRPSLSLGVASRGRDEVGPSELLRQADIAMYAAKAAGKNRFLRFHPDMMAALVQRTDMESGLQFALQGGEISVDFQPIVSHRSGQVVQFEALARWDRGAGRVPPSDFIPLAERTGLIRDIGLEVMAQAMAQLADWLGEDPARSLAVNVSGVQLQEHDFAAKVLGLAETNGVATRQLVLEVTESVFFHADCDLIRQLSTLRDAGARVALDDFGTGYSSLGRLQDLPVDTVKIDKTFVSMVRTGSERLPILSSMINMAHSLGLTVTAEGIETASQADYLTALDCDSLQGYLFSLPEPASRLGHALRRAEEVLGALHRR